One genomic window of Gracilinema caldarium DSM 7334 includes the following:
- a CDS encoding type II toxin-antitoxin system VapC family toxin, with protein sequence MIIVLDASAGIEIGLGRENSQRYRETLEKATKIITSDLYKAEVTNVLWKYVKEKLLNKDEALQRLQYCLNLIDEFIDIADNNYESLIESIR encoded by the coding sequence ATGATTATAGTTCTAGATGCTAGTGCGGGAATTGAAATAGGATTAGGAAGAGAAAATTCTCAACGATATCGAGAGACATTAGAAAAAGCTACGAAGATAATTACTTCAGATCTATATAAAGCAGAAGTTACCAATGTACTTTGGAAGTACGTAAAAGAAAAACTCCTAAACAAAGACGAAGCACTGCAAAGGCTGCAATACTGCCTTAATCTAATTGATGAATTCATAGATATTGCAGATAACAATTACGAATCACTCATTGAAAGTATAAGATAA
- the prs gene encoding ribose-phosphate diphosphokinase, translating to MNYADPNRLGILACPGGEQFANEVIVHLKRLYRRRFENKATILSKRYTMDKEAVIREINFANDVVISSNNSKGDIQKFRSPPFKIPARFTYFPNGEIKAEILESIRGKDIFIFQDVENHHPLPFNDGKNIKVLSVNDHIMNLLVTVDAAKHAGAERITLVLPVYPYSRQHKKKGREGLTASRIGKMLESMGVDRIITLDIHSREIENAFNMLHMENLHASYQIIRKLSQITDIHTEDFVVVSPDTGAVDRNKFYATSLKKPLALLYKERDYSRVTQNALDNNIAEIKLLGNVQGKTVFMADDMLGTGGTLLKAMKFLKDQGAKDVICAISLPFFSGEAIDLFEKAYREGLFYRIIGTNAVYHEDLLKREWYASVNITSLFAQTISRLHHGRSLSSLLDNRDIIEKLIAKT from the coding sequence ATGAACTACGCAGACCCCAATCGGCTTGGAATCCTGGCATGTCCAGGGGGTGAACAATTTGCCAACGAGGTAATTGTTCATCTCAAGCGTCTTTATCGTCGTAGATTTGAAAACAAAGCAACCATCCTGTCCAAACGCTACACCATGGATAAGGAAGCGGTTATCCGTGAAATCAACTTTGCTAATGATGTGGTTATTTCGAGCAACAACTCAAAGGGCGATATTCAAAAATTTCGCTCCCCGCCTTTCAAAATTCCAGCCCGATTTACCTACTTTCCCAACGGTGAAATAAAGGCAGAAATTTTAGAATCTATCCGCGGCAAGGATATCTTTATTTTTCAGGATGTAGAAAACCATCATCCCCTTCCTTTTAATGATGGTAAAAACATAAAGGTACTGTCGGTTAATGACCACATCATGAACCTACTCGTTACCGTTGATGCGGCGAAACATGCGGGGGCTGAACGAATAACCCTGGTTTTGCCCGTATACCCCTATTCCCGCCAGCATAAAAAGAAGGGCCGGGAAGGGCTCACCGCAAGCCGTATCGGTAAAATGCTGGAATCCATGGGGGTGGATCGGATTATTACCCTGGATATTCATTCCCGGGAAATCGAAAACGCCTTTAACATGCTCCACATGGAAAACCTCCATGCGAGTTATCAGATTATCCGTAAGCTTTCCCAGATTACCGATATACACACCGAAGATTTTGTGGTGGTATCCCCCGACACGGGGGCTGTGGACCGGAATAAGTTCTATGCCACCAGCCTGAAAAAACCCCTGGCCCTGCTCTACAAAGAACGGGATTATTCCCGGGTTACCCAGAATGCGCTGGATAACAATATCGCCGAGATAAAACTGCTGGGGAATGTCCAGGGGAAAACCGTCTTTATGGCCGACGATATGCTCGGTACCGGCGGAACCCTCCTAAAGGCAATGAAATTCCTGAAAGATCAGGGGGCAAAGGATGTGATCTGTGCCATCAGCCTACCCTTCTTTTCCGGTGAAGCCATAGATTTATTCGAAAAGGCCTACCGGGAAGGTCTCTTTTACCGTATCATCGGGACCAATGCGGTATACCACGAGGACCTCCTGAAACGGGAATGGTATGCCAGCGTAAACATCACTAGTCTCTTTGCCCAAACCATTTCCCGGCTCCATCATGGCCGCTCCTTAAGCTCCCTCTTGGACAACCGGGACATAATAGAAAAACTTATCGCGAAAACCTAA
- the aspS gene encoding aspartate--tRNA ligase, with translation MKRTVTCGDLRKADAGKTVILNGWVHRKRDHGGISFINLRDRYGVTQVVVDADAAESLKRIADELHNEYCIAVEGTVRPRPDSMVNPEMNTGEIEVVAKNLVILSRCEVLPFQIEEKSDAKEDLRLKYRYLDLRSGGMQKRIKLRNDVTFAVREWMQAHGFYEIETPTFIKSTPEGARDYLVPSRLYPGKFYALPQSPQLYKQILMVAGFDKYFQIARCYRDEDARGDRQPEFTQIDIEMSFVSREDVLTMIEGLFGYVFKKTLGITLPERFRRISYDDAMELYGSDKPDLRFAMEMQDFAPYVADSTFQAFKDALSNGEAERKAAAAKGVTIPGGGVKALVVPGKADYSRKQIDELEGAAKIYKAKGMAWMKVVAGADGKATLEGGASKFFLPAADGSGAPADLAGRIIQGLGAKVGDLILMVADSKRKIANVALGAVRSKLGKDLGLCDPKRFEFAWIIDFPMFEFNEEENHWEAAHHMFTWPQEKYHATMETDPGSVKGDLYDLVLNGFELASGSIRIHDPELQKKVFKIVGFNPEDAEKKFGFLTEAFKYGAPPHGGIAPGLDRLVMLMAGETSIKEVIAFPKNSFAVSPMDDCPSEVDQKQLDELHLIIKYPEKKE, from the coding sequence ATGAAACGCACCGTTACCTGCGGGGACCTGCGGAAGGCCGATGCAGGAAAAACTGTTATTTTAAATGGATGGGTCCACCGCAAACGGGACCATGGCGGAATTTCTTTTATCAACCTGCGGGATCGGTATGGGGTCACCCAGGTGGTAGTCGATGCGGACGCGGCGGAAAGCCTGAAGCGCATTGCCGACGAACTGCACAATGAATACTGCATCGCCGTCGAAGGTACGGTACGCCCCCGGCCGGACAGCATGGTAAACCCGGAAATGAACACCGGTGAAATAGAAGTGGTGGCAAAAAACCTGGTCATCTTGAGCCGCTGTGAAGTTCTGCCCTTCCAGATCGAAGAAAAATCCGATGCCAAGGAAGACCTTCGCCTGAAATACCGCTACCTGGACCTCCGGTCCGGTGGCATGCAGAAACGGATAAAACTGCGGAACGATGTTACCTTTGCGGTCCGGGAATGGATGCAGGCCCACGGTTTTTATGAAATCGAAACCCCGACTTTTATTAAATCGACCCCCGAAGGCGCCCGGGACTATCTGGTCCCCAGCCGTCTCTACCCGGGGAAATTCTACGCCCTGCCCCAGTCACCCCAGCTGTACAAGCAGATTTTGATGGTGGCCGGCTTCGACAAATACTTCCAGATTGCCCGCTGTTACCGGGACGAAGACGCCCGGGGCGACCGCCAGCCAGAGTTTACCCAGATTGATATTGAAATGTCCTTCGTAAGCCGCGAGGACGTCCTTACCATGATCGAAGGACTCTTCGGCTATGTGTTTAAGAAAACCCTGGGGATCACCCTGCCAGAAAGATTCCGCCGGATAAGTTACGACGATGCCATGGAACTCTACGGCTCCGATAAACCGGACCTGCGCTTTGCCATGGAAATGCAGGACTTCGCCCCCTATGTGGCCGACTCAACCTTTCAGGCCTTTAAGGATGCCCTGTCGAACGGCGAAGCCGAGCGAAAGGCAGCAGCTGCCAAGGGGGTTACAATCCCCGGAGGCGGCGTAAAAGCCCTGGTAGTGCCCGGAAAGGCCGATTATTCCCGGAAACAGATTGATGAATTGGAAGGGGCGGCGAAGATTTACAAGGCCAAGGGTATGGCCTGGATGAAGGTAGTTGCAGGGGCCGACGGCAAGGCTACCCTGGAAGGCGGAGCAAGCAAGTTCTTCCTTCCTGCCGCAGACGGCTCAGGGGCCCCTGCGGACCTGGCAGGACGAATTATACAGGGCCTTGGAGCAAAGGTAGGAGATCTGATCCTCATGGTAGCCGACAGCAAACGGAAAATCGCGAATGTCGCCCTCGGAGCGGTCCGTTCCAAACTGGGCAAAGACCTGGGCCTCTGCGATCCGAAGCGTTTTGAGTTCGCCTGGATCATCGACTTCCCCATGTTCGAATTCAACGAAGAAGAAAACCACTGGGAAGCGGCTCACCACATGTTTACCTGGCCCCAGGAAAAATACCATGCAACCATGGAAACCGACCCCGGTTCAGTTAAGGGTGACCTCTATGACCTGGTGCTGAACGGCTTCGAGCTCGCCAGCGGTTCCATCCGTATTCATGATCCGGAACTGCAGAAAAAGGTATTCAAGATTGTGGGCTTTAACCCAGAGGATGCGGAAAAGAAGTTCGGCTTCCTCACCGAAGCCTTTAAGTACGGCGCACCACCCCATGGCGGTATCGCCCCGGGGCTGGACCGGCTTGTCATGCTTATGGCCGGTGAAACCTCGATTAAGGAAGTCATCGCCTTCCCGAAAAACTCCTTTGCCGTCAGCCCCATGGATGACTGCCCCAGCGAAGTTGACCAGAAACAGCTGGATGAACTGCACCTGATTATAAAATACCCTGAGAAGAAGGAATAA
- a CDS encoding CIA30 family protein encodes MFVFQEALSIEPPQFFTISDLSASPSEQPNWVWEAFADRVMGGKSELAEPLIIQVDESKALVLAGRVVTKGGGFIQVRLRNTKGLFDASAYSGVKLTPGPTRSTIRIPWSAFVAESTGKKAVRTNYISSVALVAAFEDFNAYMRIYRVAFYR; translated from the coding sequence TTGTTTGTTTTTCAGGAAGCCCTAAGTATAGAACCGCCACAGTTTTTTACAATATCAGACCTTTCAGCGAGTCCTTCGGAACAGCCGAACTGGGTATGGGAAGCCTTTGCGGATCGGGTTATGGGCGGGAAATCGGAACTCGCAGAGCCCCTTATTATTCAGGTTGATGAATCCAAGGCCCTGGTTTTAGCGGGGCGGGTGGTTACTAAGGGGGGCGGTTTTATTCAGGTGCGTCTGAGAAACACCAAGGGTTTATTCGATGCTTCTGCGTATTCCGGAGTCAAATTAACCCCAGGGCCCACCCGTTCTACCATCCGTATACCCTGGTCGGCCTTTGTGGCAGAAAGTACGGGGAAAAAAGCTGTACGAACCAACTATATTTCCAGTGTTGCCCTTGTAGCGGCTTTCGAAGACTTTAATGCCTATATGAGAATTTATCGGGTTGCCTTTTACCGGTAA
- a CDS encoding zinc/iron-chelating domain-containing protein, whose product MPPIGNTPLSCRPGCGACCIALSISSPLPGLPTGKPAGIPCPHLDEDYRCRLFGKPERPPVCSSLQPEPAMCGTNREEALAYLARLEELTRP is encoded by the coding sequence ATGCCGCCTATCGGTAACACTCCCCTTTCGTGCCGCCCAGGCTGTGGGGCCTGTTGCATAGCCCTATCAATCTCGAGCCCCCTGCCCGGCCTCCCCACAGGGAAACCGGCGGGAATCCCCTGCCCCCACCTAGATGAGGACTACCGGTGCCGCCTTTTTGGAAAGCCTGAACGGCCCCCGGTGTGCAGTTCCCTCCAGCCCGAACCGGCCATGTGCGGCACCAATCGGGAAGAAGCCCTGGCCTACCTTGCGAGGCTCGAAGAACTTACAAGACCTTAA
- a CDS encoding OmpA family protein, with protein sequence MKKNNLAGVLGVFLCLTGSLWSEQFRFSYTAGDKYRFLSTVQEDVYINRVLSHQAEILNRIAVTVTSVSNGAGRHEAVFQTSERSVGLGSGNTFQWSQEYSSVFDRDPLGKYTIGPNYYMPVVRDVPLFPDRDVQVGETWSAPGEEVHDFRTSFGIRAPYRIPFTATYTYLGLKSYNGTEYPAISISYRIFEEPKRVSGNLWPTRIMGASDQILYWNRELGQPAAYTEQFRIILELSNGTTVEYRGSGKADIIEAAPMNREKVAQEIAQDINQLGIQNTTVRVVPEGVTISLENIQFQPDSSILLPSEKAKLDQIAEILKRYPDRDILIGGHTALAGTAEGRQKLSEERAAAVAEYLISRGARQPTQVVVRGFGAEKPIADNSTEAGRQKNRRVEITILEN encoded by the coding sequence ATGAAGAAAAATAATCTTGCAGGAGTCCTCGGGGTTTTCCTGTGCCTGACGGGAAGCCTTTGGTCTGAGCAGTTTCGCTTTTCCTATACGGCGGGAGATAAGTACCGCTTTCTCTCTACGGTACAGGAAGATGTGTACATCAATCGCGTCTTAAGCCATCAGGCGGAGATTCTCAACCGGATCGCAGTAACCGTGACCAGCGTCTCCAACGGGGCTGGCCGCCACGAGGCGGTATTCCAGACCTCAGAACGCTCTGTTGGCCTTGGCTCTGGAAACACCTTTCAGTGGAGCCAGGAATACAGCTCAGTCTTTGATCGGGACCCCCTGGGGAAATATACCATCGGCCCAAACTATTATATGCCCGTGGTCCGGGATGTCCCCCTGTTCCCCGACCGGGATGTCCAGGTTGGGGAAACCTGGAGCGCTCCGGGGGAAGAGGTACATGATTTCCGAACAAGCTTTGGAATTCGAGCCCCCTATCGGATTCCCTTTACCGCAACCTATACCTATCTGGGGCTAAAGTCCTACAATGGCACCGAGTATCCTGCCATATCCATTAGTTACCGGATTTTTGAAGAACCGAAACGGGTGTCTGGCAACCTCTGGCCCACGCGGATTATGGGAGCCTCAGACCAGATTCTCTACTGGAACCGGGAACTGGGTCAGCCTGCGGCCTATACAGAGCAGTTTCGCATCATTCTGGAACTTTCCAATGGCACCACGGTGGAATACCGGGGAAGCGGCAAGGCGGATATTATCGAAGCGGCACCGATGAACCGGGAAAAGGTAGCCCAGGAAATAGCCCAGGATATAAACCAGCTGGGAATTCAGAATACAACCGTGCGGGTGGTCCCTGAGGGCGTCACCATCAGCCTGGAAAACATTCAGTTTCAGCCAGATTCATCAATATTACTGCCCTCTGAAAAGGCTAAGCTTGACCAGATTGCGGAGATCCTGAAGCGATATCCAGATCGGGATATATTGATTGGCGGCCACACCGCCCTGGCAGGTACCGCCGAAGGCCGGCAAAAGCTTTCTGAAGAGCGGGCCGCCGCAGTGGCGGAATACCTCATCAGCCGGGGGGCAAGACAGCCAACCCAGGTCGTTGTTCGCGGATTTGGTGCAGAAAAACCCATTGCAGATAACAGCACCGAAGCAGGCAGGCAGAAAAACCGCAGGGTAGAAATTACCATCCTCGAAAATTAA
- a CDS encoding xylulokinase has translation MEQAAYILCADIGTSSLKAACISTSGQLLAFVREPYPADRVLTGTVHAADWEEAFTRAVGALHGVMQQRGNRAELAGIAISGNGPTLVPVTRTGEALLPLHWHDGRVAASTDEKRHPSLFLPHAAYLASKEPAQYEATERFLSTHEWLSWRLGAEPVTVIPNRAYIPYYWDTAQIRAYGLDADHFPPFVEQGQPIGTISAAASQRTGLPAGTPIISGGPDFITALIGTGVVAPGMVLDRAGTSEGINVCTTQGSKARGLRTLPHIQEGLWNVGAMLPTTGRLFEWFRHITGQENRDYREMLAEILQCKQCTKARDYFFPDIRSSGSLRISSAFFSTAGLTNRAELGYAVIESIAFMVRRAIEQLEQEGYRIEGMRLSGGQAKNSYWNQFKADVTGRWLAIPEITDGELAGNACLAMKGLGLSPSLEAAIEQTVKIKEVFEPVQQHYAMHSERFEVYTSMLQKMERFFE, from the coding sequence ATGGAACAGGCGGCCTACATTCTCTGTGCCGATATTGGAACATCCTCCCTTAAAGCCGCCTGTATTTCCACATCAGGACAATTACTCGCCTTTGTCCGCGAACCCTACCCCGCCGACCGGGTCCTTACTGGGACGGTCCACGCTGCAGACTGGGAAGAAGCCTTTACCCGCGCGGTGGGAGCCCTCCATGGGGTTATGCAGCAACGGGGCAACAGGGCCGAACTTGCAGGCATCGCTATTTCCGGCAATGGGCCTACACTGGTACCGGTAACACGGACCGGAGAAGCCCTGTTGCCCCTGCACTGGCACGACGGCCGGGTCGCCGCCAGCACCGATGAAAAACGCCATCCGTCCCTCTTTCTGCCCCACGCGGCCTACCTGGCTAGCAAAGAGCCCGCCCAATACGAAGCCACGGAGCGGTTTTTATCAACCCATGAATGGCTTTCCTGGCGCCTCGGTGCGGAACCGGTCACGGTCATCCCCAATAGGGCCTACATACCCTATTATTGGGATACGGCCCAAATCAGAGCCTACGGACTCGATGCGGACCACTTCCCACCCTTTGTTGAACAGGGCCAACCCATCGGAACCATTTCTGCCGCCGCTTCCCAACGGACCGGCTTACCTGCGGGCACACCCATCATTTCGGGTGGTCCAGATTTTATCACCGCCCTTATCGGAACCGGTGTTGTCGCCCCAGGCATGGTATTGGACCGGGCGGGAACATCCGAAGGGATTAATGTGTGCACCACGCAAGGAAGCAAAGCCCGGGGCTTGCGGACCCTGCCCCATATTCAGGAAGGACTCTGGAATGTGGGGGCCATGCTTCCCACCACGGGCCGGCTTTTTGAATGGTTCCGCCACATTACGGGGCAGGAAAACCGGGATTACCGGGAAATGCTGGCGGAAATTCTTCAGTGCAAACAATGTACCAAGGCCCGGGACTATTTCTTCCCCGATATCCGTTCTTCGGGCAGTCTCCGAATCTCCAGCGCCTTCTTTTCTACAGCGGGGCTTACCAACCGGGCCGAGCTTGGGTATGCGGTGATAGAATCGATTGCCTTTATGGTGCGCAGAGCCATTGAACAACTGGAACAAGAGGGCTACCGAATCGAAGGGATGCGGCTTTCCGGGGGTCAGGCGAAGAACTCCTATTGGAACCAATTTAAGGCCGATGTTACCGGCCGCTGGCTTGCAATCCCAGAGATTACCGACGGGGAACTAGCGGGCAATGCCTGTCTGGCCATGAAGGGCCTGGGCCTCTCCCCCAGCCTCGAAGCGGCCATAGAACAGACGGTAAAAATAAAAGAAGTCTTTGAGCCGGTCCAACAACACTATGCCATGCATTCCGAACGGTTCGAAGTCTATACATCGATGCTCCAAAAAATGGAACGGTTCTTTGAATGA
- the vapC gene encoding type II toxin-antitoxin system tRNA(fMet)-specific endonuclease VapC, translating into MYLLDTNICIYIINNNPRVVVEKIKQLKPSQVKLSAISVGELEYGVCKSRNRERNKIALVDFVSGFDILPFDDADAEVFGIVRAELEKRGQVIGSYDMQIAAQAIARDLILVTNNTREFERIKDLKFENWI; encoded by the coding sequence ATGTATCTGTTGGACACAAACATCTGCATATATATCATAAATAACAATCCAAGAGTTGTTGTTGAAAAAATTAAACAGCTAAAACCTTCACAGGTGAAATTATCCGCTATATCGGTTGGTGAACTTGAGTATGGTGTATGTAAAAGTAGAAACAGAGAACGAAATAAAATCGCCCTTGTCGACTTTGTTTCCGGATTTGATATTTTACCCTTTGATGATGCTGATGCGGAAGTATTTGGAATAGTCAGAGCAGAATTAGAAAAAAGAGGACAAGTAATCGGATCTTATGATATGCAAATTGCAGCACAGGCCATTGCACGGGATTTAATTTTAGTTACAAACAACACCAGAGAATTTGAAAGAATTAAAGATTTGAAATTTGAAAATTGGATTTAG
- the vapB gene encoding type II toxin-antitoxin system antitoxin VapB, with product MLSTKVFMSGNSQAVRLPKEYQVDDKELYIKKIGSTIILFPKKNPWEAFERSLSEFTDDFMVDGRNQPPVQERDGL from the coding sequence ATGCTAAGCACTAAAGTTTTTATGAGTGGTAACAGTCAAGCGGTACGTCTCCCCAAAGAATATCAAGTTGATGATAAGGAGCTGTACATAAAGAAAATAGGAAGCACTATTATTCTTTTCCCTAAAAAAAATCCTTGGGAAGCTTTTGAAAGGAGTCTTTCAGAATTTACAGATGATTTTATGGTCGATGGGAGGAATCAGCCCCCTGTTCAGGAGCGAGATGGCTTATAA
- a CDS encoding HAD family hydrolase: MKLYHIPDRVSGLIFDMDGTLYTHHEYAEHQNIVLIQRLAELRNLSYEEMRFQIDEYRRAWALAHGGETLSLGNTMMAFGIPIEESIHWRSELIHPEHFLVHDPQLRETLLALSRRAGLAVVTNNPTDIARRTLSTLGVLDLFNSIVGLDTFKASKPHDQSFLKAAQDLKAPVSACVAIGDRYDIDIALPLQLGMGGILVDGVEDVHRILTILQKP; this comes from the coding sequence ATGAAGCTGTACCACATACCAGACCGCGTGTCGGGCCTCATCTTTGATATGGACGGCACCCTCTATACCCACCATGAGTACGCGGAACATCAGAATATCGTCCTCATTCAGCGCCTGGCAGAACTGCGCAACCTTTCCTATGAAGAAATGCGTTTCCAGATTGATGAATACCGCCGCGCCTGGGCTCTAGCCCATGGGGGTGAAACCTTGAGCCTCGGCAACACCATGATGGCCTTTGGAATACCCATAGAAGAAAGCATCCACTGGCGAAGTGAGCTCATCCATCCTGAACACTTTCTTGTGCATGACCCTCAGCTCCGGGAAACCCTCCTTGCCCTGAGCAGGCGGGCGGGGCTTGCGGTGGTAACCAATAACCCCACCGATATTGCCCGCCGGACCCTTTCTACCCTGGGCGTCCTGGACCTTTTTAACAGTATTGTGGGCCTTGACACCTTTAAGGCATCCAAACCCCACGACCAGAGTTTTCTTAAGGCCGCCCAGGACCTGAAAGCCCCGGTCTCAGCCTGTGTGGCTATCGGGGACCGGTACGACATCGATATAGCCCTGCCCTTACAGCTGGGGATGGGGGGCATCCTCGTGGATGGGGTAGAAGATGTACATCGAATCTTGACGATACTGCAAAAACCGTGA
- a CDS encoding MgtC/SapB family protein: MDVPILTEVDMVIRLLAGFAAGGIIGFERASRHQVAGLRTHILIALGSTLLMILSIWIPQEFNMLKNGDPGRIAAQVVSGIGFLGAGAILRLGNNVKGLTTAASLWFVAAVGLAVGAGLFFAAAIAEAMGLFTLVALDVVEKKLFPAERNKLLELTFKSAIPDTRKSLEILASYGVRVQSIDVDQTLTKGGGSRIRLLVGLPTTTDLQKLSKALKETGNIERIEIKEKY; the protein is encoded by the coding sequence ATGGATGTGCCGATTTTGACCGAAGTTGATATGGTGATCCGGCTGCTGGCCGGTTTTGCGGCGGGAGGCATCATCGGTTTTGAACGGGCCAGCCGGCATCAGGTGGCGGGCCTGCGGACCCATATCCTCATTGCCCTCGGTTCCACCCTGCTTATGATCCTTTCTATCTGGATCCCCCAGGAATTTAACATGCTTAAAAATGGCGACCCGGGGCGAATTGCCGCCCAGGTTGTGTCAGGTATCGGTTTCCTGGGGGCCGGGGCGATTCTGCGGCTGGGTAACAATGTAAAGGGTCTCACCACCGCGGCTTCCCTATGGTTTGTCGCAGCGGTAGGCCTCGCTGTTGGGGCCGGCCTTTTTTTCGCCGCCGCAATTGCCGAAGCCATGGGACTCTTTACCCTGGTTGCCCTGGATGTGGTCGAAAAGAAACTCTTCCCTGCAGAACGGAATAAACTTCTGGAACTAACCTTTAAGAGCGCCATTCCCGATACCCGGAAATCCTTGGAAATCCTTGCATCCTATGGGGTACGGGTCCAATCCATCGATGTGGACCAAACCCTTACTAAGGGAGGCGGTTCCCGGATTCGGCTTCTCGTAGGGTTACCGACAACTACGGATCTGCAAAAGTTGAGCAAAGCCCTTAAGGAAACGGGCAACATTGAACGGATCGAGATAAAAGAAAAATATTAA
- a CDS encoding diacylglycerol/lipid kinase family protein: MNDIEAVEEFATDLSEMCTHTPLMAERPLVWTIIANPKAGGFTIAKRWKQHREILRTYANRARNTIQRPGPAMPSQTALEADHGTGRLGALGLIPTLRPNHAGDLVRRLIDEALANKPKHPGERSPFYLIITAGGDGTSLEALTALYHLPPQLQNSFAILRLPMGTGNDGADARDLDKALDLLVHPSNVQFMPAVELQTASKRKGPFLAFNILSIGLDAFVTHMTNKMKGHLPGDSYKLWVDIATLFYDRIYHVATMQVEAYDKQGKLITHFEKELLLLAFGISGRRTYGAGIPILPDDHNICGVEEMPLLKKLKLKKLFTSGQHANRSEAHMLSATKLVVHYSEPILAQMDGEPVLLDREDFPINLVLTEPRIPTLRIQSY, from the coding sequence ATGAACGATATCGAGGCGGTAGAAGAATTTGCCACGGACCTGTCAGAAATGTGCACCCATACACCGCTTATGGCAGAGCGCCCCCTGGTATGGACCATCATTGCAAACCCCAAGGCCGGCGGCTTTACCATAGCAAAACGCTGGAAACAGCACCGGGAAATTTTGCGCACCTACGCAAACCGGGCACGAAACACCATTCAGCGCCCCGGACCGGCTATGCCGTCCCAAACAGCCCTGGAAGCTGACCATGGTACGGGCCGGCTGGGAGCCCTGGGCCTTATACCAACCCTAAGGCCGAACCATGCGGGGGACCTGGTGCGCCGCCTTATCGATGAGGCCCTAGCCAACAAACCTAAACACCCCGGCGAAAGGAGCCCTTTTTATCTTATCATCACCGCCGGCGGCGACGGAACGAGCCTGGAAGCCCTGACAGCCCTGTATCACCTGCCGCCCCAATTACAGAACAGTTTTGCCATCCTGAGACTTCCCATGGGGACGGGCAACGACGGGGCCGATGCCCGGGACCTGGACAAGGCCCTGGACCTTTTGGTGCATCCAAGCAACGTGCAGTTTATGCCTGCGGTAGAACTCCAAACCGCGAGCAAGCGGAAGGGGCCCTTCCTGGCATTTAATATCCTTTCTATCGGCCTCGACGCCTTTGTAACCCACATGACCAATAAAATGAAGGGCCACCTGCCTGGAGACTCTTACAAACTCTGGGTAGACATCGCGACCTTATTCTATGACCGGATATATCATGTGGCAACCATGCAGGTGGAAGCCTACGATAAACAGGGGAAGCTCATCACCCATTTTGAGAAGGAACTTTTACTGCTTGCCTTTGGGATTTCCGGCCGCCGAACCTATGGCGCGGGCATTCCCATTCTGCCCGATGACCACAATATCTGCGGGGTCGAAGAGATGCCCCTGCTTAAGAAGTTAAAACTCAAAAAGCTCTTTACCTCAGGCCAGCATGCCAATCGAAGCGAAGCCCACATGCTCAGTGCGACCAAGCTGGTGGTACATTACAGCGAACCAATCCTTGCCCAAATGGATGGCGAGCCGGTGCTTTTGGATCGGGAAGACTTTCCCATCAACCTGGTGCTCACCGAACCCCGCATTCCTACTTTACGGATTCAGTCATATTGA